The nucleotide sequence TTGATTTTGCagacagtcggagagatacagaacccaagcaccagtgcccagatcccgagtggtggtgtgaagtgtctgacattgtgtacagtttaatccaaggcaagctgctcccagggtgttcagtgctggtaaccacccgtcccactgtgttacatttattggaaaagtcagagatcagtgtctgggctgaaatcctgggatttgttggtgaggaacggaaggaatatttcatcagacatctTGAAGATCAAAaagtggcagcagctgttttcaaacacgtggagGAGAACGaaatcctgtacaccatgagctacaacccctcctactgctggatcctcactctggcactgggccccttcttcacaaaaAAAGACAGGGACCCACAGCAAGtccccaagaccatcacccaactgtattcctactatatttacaacatcctgaaaaaccacggacgtgagattgagaacccccgtgatgtgttactcaggttgggtcagatggccttcagaggagtgtccgataAGAAaactgtgtttacagatggagatttgatcaactacaatctgcagccttcccagttcctgtccgggttcctgatggagcttttggagagagaagaTTCTGCCCTgagtgtggtgtacacattcccacacctcaccatccaagagtttgtagctgcacttGCACAATTCCTGACTCGATATTGCGGGGATGTCCAGAAGTTGCTCATTGAAACCCATAGTATGACAGCTggacgatttgaggtatttctccgttttgttgctggtctctcctccccaatgacagctcggggcttGGAGGAGTTTCTAggcccatttcctcatcaaacaacctgccgagTGATTGACTggttgaaggaggaggttaaacgccagattggaaacacatggagtgaagctggtaaaaggagcctcctgaacacattgcactacctgtttgaggctcagaatcgtggactggctcaggcagcactgggatctgtggaaacacttccATTCAATGAATTGCCACTGACCTCGATTGATTGTGGAGTCTTGTCAAATGTCATCGCGCTCTGCGATACGATAAAACAACTTGACCTGGggaactgccacattcagtgtgaaggaatccaacgGCTGGGACCcaggctgcacaagtgccagcaGTTGGGGTAACTTGacttatctctcactctgaactgtgaaactgttccattgtcttatttcaatgtaaaggaatttgggtaaaactgtagtaaatcagattgtacagaattgtgacaaatggccaggggatcggtcagtaattccccaaagACGGGATggtctgtggttccttgtgaaggtatgttggagacttcatcagatcagtgaacaacaacCATTGTTTCTCACTGCCTTTGAAACATCCACTGACGACgtttcttctcactgttactgacacccagaccaaTACAGACCGCAGCAGGTGTGTCGGAGCTTCACACCACTTCCCAATCAACGACAAGAAAGGTTCAGAGGAGTTTcccagtgagagggagagaattacCTCTGAGAGGTtgccctcccctccactgtcctTCTCCGTGTGTGACTATCTGCATCACTCCACCTGTGTGACTCTGCTCACGACCAAATAACCAGCACCCATGTGGACATCTCATCTGACCTCAGTTCAGACCTGTTCTTCCCATGCAAACTGCTTCCACATCACCTTATCTTGTGGGATGATCTTATCTCAGCACAACGCTCCTGTTGGAACTCTGCACCATACCCATCCCCTGTGTggtgatctctcttcctcatgtAGGTATCTGccccctcattccccttcctcctgtctctctcttccccatgcccttCCTGGTATGATCTGTCTTCTCATCAgttttcctctggtgggagtcaTCTGCTATTTCCCATGGTCATTTTCCCACCCACAACTCCACATCTCTGAAGAATTTTCGCCCACTCTTCATCCTGCCCTTCCGACCCTctcacatcaggaacatgttttcTAACAGTCGGGGAATGAGACAGAATATggggagtttacagggtcacaccgacagattaaattactgacattcggtgaataccctGGACTGGGCACTGAGGGACATCAACAGTGATGTGAACTCCAATCAGTGGTTTACTGAAgtatttaatgtttcctgaaatatcagaTTGATGAAATTccctcagaccaatggtttgtaTCAGTtcgttcatcaatttgtctgtttgtgtttagacttgggtggAATCGTCTGGGAGATTTAGGAGTGAAACTAGTGTCTATTGCTCTGAGGAACcaggagtgtaaaatacagaaactagagtaagtaccagactgtgggaaatTGAGTTTAAACCCAACATTGTTTTGATCAGTAATCTTGTTACCGATAAACACTAGGAAGATGTTCTGTCTCCTGTCTCTCactgtccttcaccctccctGTTTCTCATCTCCAGGATGAGCGATgttggtctcacagattctggtgctgaggatctcgtcttggctctcagtacaaaccgatCACTGACGGAGCTAAACCTGAgttataataaactgggagattcaggagtgaagctGGTGTCTGCAGCTCTGAGGAATGCGgaatgtaaaatacagaaactgtggtaaggtCCAGACTGTGAGAGATTGTGTTTAaagtcactgtgtgtctgacagtGAATTTTCATGTGATCAACACTGGGGATTTACCATCTCCTATGTCACTATGTTCTTCATCCTCTCTCTCATCTGCAGGCTAAACAATGTTGGTCTCACAGATTCTAGTTTTGAGGATCTCAGCTCCACTCTCAGTAGGAATCGATATCTGACTCAGCTGCACCTGAATggtaatgaactgggagattcaggagtgaaactgctgCCTGTGGCTCTGAGGAAcctggagtgtaaaatacagaaactggagtaagtaTCAGACTGTCGGAGATTGTTTTTTAAAGTCACTGGCTGTCtgtcactgaacattaatgtgatcagtaattgtgttactgataaacactggggatttgtactgtctcctgtctctctgtccctcatcctcactctctctcatctctagGCTGAacagtgtcggtctcacagattctggtgccgaggatctcatGTCCagtctcagtacaaacccatcactggcGGAGCTGAGCCTGGT is from Hemitrygon akajei unplaced genomic scaffold, sHemAka1.3 Scf000049, whole genome shotgun sequence and encodes:
- the LOC140721024 gene encoding NACHT, LRR and PYD domains-containing protein 3-like isoform X4, coding for MDTGWRLNWAGRALRRFFPCCRWREDVRNTGNKLPKRGQISLDVPVEYSPATEEVEQSQPRDSGIRDSDPDPGTSTCEVTACLLGSSINKELSSPQTGTATESTISDLLDQWDEYQLYQVTKFYRDRLKQAIEERVERLGWMLTKEGHFSREENEKITELTEKGNRTESSTLFLRLVNGKGSRTRKAMWESFVIWRTELPKLDRILREIQEQGPDLHECINIPQGLLELPTQLTDVQQKHKETLRIQTEKLRVNTILMREKVKVFQLVDRYAELTVISTIRDRRLVEHELLARGRDHDEWREKHLRKELEKIRTDQLFQSSFSRSKSKSKPGSSAAVVGVPGIGKTTMVQKIVYDWATGKIYQQFQFVFIFKFRDLNSINCRINLRELILDQYPYFANIPGDIWNNPEGLLFIFDGWDEFKHEIDFADSRRDTEPKHQCPDPEWWCEVSDIVYSLIQGKLLPGCSVLVTTRPTVLHLLEKSEISVWAEILGFVGEERKEYFIRHLEDQKVAAAVFKHVEENEILYTMSYNPSYCWILTLALGPFFTKKDRDPQQVPKTITQLYSYYIYNILKNHGREIENPRDVLLRLGQMAFRGVSDKKTVFTDGDLINYNLQPSQFLSGFLMELLEREDSALSVVYTFPHLTIQEFVAALAQFLTRYCGDVQKLLIETHSMTAGRFEVFLRFVAGLSSPMTARGLEEFLGPFPHQTTCRVIDWLKEEVKRQIGNTWSEAGKRSLLNTLHYLFEAQNRGLAQAALGSVETLPFNELPLTSIDCGVLSNVIALCDTIKQLDLGNCHIQCEGIQRLGPRLHKCQQLGLGWNRLGDLGVKLVSIALRNQECKIQKLEMSDVGLTDSGAEDLVLALSTNRSLTELNLSYNKLGDSGVKLVSAALRNAECKIQKLWLNNVGLTDSSFEDLSSTLSRNRYLTQLHLNGNELGDSGVKLLPVALRNLECKIQKLELNSVGLTDSGAEDLMSSLSTNPSLAELSLVSNSLTDQSVPALRHLILTLPSLERIWLDRNQFSWTGKKELRSLQEPRPGLAVIL
- the LOC140721024 gene encoding NACHT, LRR and PYD domains-containing protein 3-like isoform X5, whose amino-acid sequence is MLTKEGHFSREENEKITELTEKGNRTESSTLFLRLVNGKGSRTRKAMWESFVIWRTELPKLDRILREIQEQGPDLHECINIPQGLLELPTQLTDVQQKHKETLRIQTEKLRVNTILMREKVKVFQLVDRYAELTVISTIRDRRLVEHELLARGRDHDEWREKHLRKELEKIRTDQLFQSSFSRSKSKSKPGSSAAVVGVPGIGKTTMVQKIVYDWATGKIYQQFQFVFIFKFRDLNSINCRINLRELILDQYPYFANIPGDIWNNPEGLLFIFDGWDEFKHEIDFADSRRDTEPKHQCPDPEWWCEVSDIVYSLIQGKLLPGCSVLVTTRPTVLHLLEKSEISVWAEILGFVGEERKEYFIRHLEDQKVAAAVFKHVEENEILYTMSYNPSYCWILTLALGPFFTKKDRDPQQVPKTITQLYSYYIYNILKNHGREIENPRDVLLRLGQMAFRGVSDKKTVFTDGDLINYNLQPSQFLSGFLMELLEREDSALSVVYTFPHLTIQEFVAALAQFLTRYCGDVQKLLIETHSMTAGRFEVFLRFVAGLSSPMTARGLEEFLGPFPHQTTCRVIDWLKEEVKRQIGNTWSEAGKRSLLNTLHYLFEAQNRGLAQAALGSVETLPFNELPLTSIDCGVLSNVIALCDTIKQLDLGNCHIQCEGIQRLGPRLHKCQQLGLGWNRLGDLGVKLVSIALRNQECKIQKLEMSDVGLTDSGAEDLVLALSTNRSLTELNLSYNKLGDSGVKLVSAALRNAECKIQKLWLNNVGLTDSSFEDLSSTLSRNRYLTQLHLNGNELGDSGVKLLPVALRNLECKIQKLELNSVGLTDSGAEDLMSSLSTNPSLAELSLVSNSLTDQSVPALRHLILTLPSLERIWLDRNQFSWTGKKELRSLQEPRPGLAVIL
- the LOC140721024 gene encoding NACHT, LRR and PYD domains-containing protein 3-like isoform X2, with translation MTEDEGTATREPARGLREPTGESPPESELPLIQSAGSSSSTSRWAFPAPGSEDDNEPSSVKISMDTGWRLNWAGRALRRFFPCCRWREDVRNTGNKLPKRGQISLDVPVEYSPATEEVEQSQPRDSGIRDSDPDPGTSTCEVTACLLGSSINKELSSPQTGTATESTISDLLDQWDEYQLYQVTKFYRDRLKQAIEERVERLGWMLTKEGHFSREENEKITELTEKGNRTESSTLFLRLVNGKGSRTRKAMWESFVIWRTELPKLDRILREIQEQGPDLHECINIPQGLLELPTQLTDVQQKHKETLRIQTEKLRVNTILMREKVKVFQLVDRYAELTVISTIRDRRLVEHELLARGRDHDEWREKHLRKELEKIRTDQLFQSSFSRSKSKSKPGSSAAVVGVPGIGKTTMVQKIVYDWATGKIYQQFQFVFIFKFRDLNSINCRINLRELILDQYPYFANIPGDIWNNPEGLLFIFDGWDEFKHEIDFADSRRDTEPKHQCPDPEWWCEVSDIVYSLIQGKLLPGCSVLVTTRPTVLHLLEKSEISVWAEILGFVGEERKEYFIRHLEDQKVAAAVFKHVEENEILYTMSYNPSYCWILTLALGPFFTKKDRDPQQVPKTITQLYSYYIYNILKNHGREIENPRDVLLRLGQMAFRGVSDKKTVFTDGDLINYNLQPSQFLSGFLMELLEREDSALSVVYTFPHLTIQEFVAALAQFLTRYCGDVQKLLIETHSMTAGRFEVFLRFVAGLSSPMTARGLEEFLGPFPHQTTCRVIDWLKEEVKRQIGNTWSEAGKRSLLNTLHYLFEAQNRGLAQAALGSVETLPFNELPLTSIDCGVLSNVIALCDTIKQLDLGNCHIQCEGIQRLGPRLHKCQQLGLGWNRLGDLGVKLVSIALRNQECKIQKLEMSDVGLTDSGAEDLVLALSTNRSLTELNLSYNKLGDSGVKLVSAALRNAECKIQKLWLNNVGLTDSSFEDLSSTLSRNRYLTQLHLNGNELGDSGVKLLPVALRNLECKIQKLELNSVGLTDSGAEDLMSSLSTNPSLAELSLVSNSLTDQSVPALRHLILTLPSLERICRFTFFRVNLIWMLLYGFGISNIYTM
- the LOC140721024 gene encoding NACHT, LRR and PYD domains-containing protein 3-like isoform X1, with the translated sequence MTEDEGTATREPARGLREPTGESPPESELPLIQSAGSSSSTSRWAFPAPGSEDDNEPSSVKISMDTGWRLNWAGRALRRFFPCCRWREDVRNTGNKLPKRGQISLDVPVEYSPATEEVEQSQPRDSGIRDSDPDPGTSTCEVTACLLGSSINKELSSPQTGTATESTISDLLDQWDEYQLYQVTKFYRDRLKQAIEERVERLGWMLTKEGHFSREENEKITELTEKGNRTESSTLFLRLVNGKGSRTRKAMWESFVIWRTELPKLDRILREIQEQGPDLHECINIPQGLLELPTQLTDVQQKHKETLRIQTEKLRVNTILMREKVKVFQLVDRYAELTVISTIRDRRLVEHELLARGRDHDEWREKHLRKELEKIRTDQLFQSSFSRSKSKSKPGSSAAVVGVPGIGKTTMVQKIVYDWATGKIYQQFQFVFIFKFRDLNSINCRINLRELILDQYPYFANIPGDIWNNPEGLLFIFDGWDEFKHEIDFADSRRDTEPKHQCPDPEWWCEVSDIVYSLIQGKLLPGCSVLVTTRPTVLHLLEKSEISVWAEILGFVGEERKEYFIRHLEDQKVAAAVFKHVEENEILYTMSYNPSYCWILTLALGPFFTKKDRDPQQVPKTITQLYSYYIYNILKNHGREIENPRDVLLRLGQMAFRGVSDKKTVFTDGDLINYNLQPSQFLSGFLMELLEREDSALSVVYTFPHLTIQEFVAALAQFLTRYCGDVQKLLIETHSMTAGRFEVFLRFVAGLSSPMTARGLEEFLGPFPHQTTCRVIDWLKEEVKRQIGNTWSEAGKRSLLNTLHYLFEAQNRGLAQAALGSVETLPFNELPLTSIDCGVLSNVIALCDTIKQLDLGNCHIQCEGIQRLGPRLHKCQQLGLGWNRLGDLGVKLVSIALRNQECKIQKLEMSDVGLTDSGAEDLVLALSTNRSLTELNLSYNKLGDSGVKLVSAALRNAECKIQKLWLNNVGLTDSSFEDLSSTLSRNRYLTQLHLNGNELGDSGVKLLPVALRNLECKIQKLELNSVGLTDSGAEDLMSSLSTNPSLAELSLVSNSLTDQSVPALRHLILTLPSLERIWLDRNQFSWTGKKELRSLQEPRPGLAVIL